A genomic stretch from Gorilla gorilla gorilla isolate KB3781 chromosome 20, NHGRI_mGorGor1-v2.1_pri, whole genome shotgun sequence includes:
- the APOE gene encoding LOW QUALITY PROTEIN: apolipoprotein E (The sequence of the model RefSeq protein was modified relative to this genomic sequence to represent the inferred CDS: deleted 1 base in 1 codon), producing the protein MSSGASRKCSWDLGKPWPPDWPITGRKMKVLWAALLVTFLAGCQAKVEQAVETEPEPELHQQAEWQSGQRWELALGRFWDYLRWVQTLSEQVQEELLSSQVTQELTALMDETMKELKAYKSELEEQLTPVAEETRARLSKELQAAQARLGADMEDVRGRLAQYRGEVQAMLGQSTEELRARLASHLRKLRKRLLRDADDLQKRLAVYQAGAREGAERGVSAIRERLGPLVEQGRVRAATVGSLAGQPLQERAQAWGERLRARMEEMGSRTRDRLDEVKEQVAEVRAKLEEQAQQIRLQAEAFQARLKSWFEPLVEDMQRQWAGLVEKVQAAMGTSAAPVPSDNH; encoded by the exons ATGAGCTCAGGGGCCTCTAGAAAG TGTAGCTGGGACCTTGGGAAGCCCTGGCCTCCAG ACTGGCCAATCACAGGCAGGAAGATGAAGGTTCTGTGGGCTGCGTTGCTGGTCACATTCCTGGCAG GATGCCAGGCCAAGGTGGAGCAAGCGGTGGAGACAGAGCCGGAGCCCGAGCTGCACCAGCAGGCCGAGTGGCAGAGCGGCCAGCGCTGGGAACTGGCGCTGGGTCGCTTTTGGGATTACCTGCGCTGGGTGCAGACACTATCTGAGCAGGTGCAGGAGGAGCTGCTCAGCTCCCAGGTCACCCAGGAACTGAC GGCGCTGATGGACGAGACCATGAAGGAGTTGAAAGCCTACAAATCGGAACTGGAGGAACAACTGACCCCGGTGGCGGAGGAGACGCGGGCACGGCTGTCCAAGGAGCTGCAGGCGGCGCAGGCCCGGCTGGGCGCGGACATGGAGGACGTGCGCGGCCGCCTGGCGCAGTACCGCGGCGAGGTGCAGGCCATGCTCGGCCAGAGCACCGAGGAGCTGCGGGCGCGCCTCGCCTCCCACCTGCGCAAGCTGCGCAAGCGGCTCCTCCGCGATGCCGATGACCTGCAGAAGCGCCTGGCAGTGTACCAGGCCGGGGCCCGCGAGGGCGCCGAGCGCGGCGTCAGCGCCATCCGCGAGCGCCTGGGGCCCCTGGTGGAACAGGGCCGCGTGCGGGCCGCCACTGTGGGCTCCCTGGCCGGCCAGCCGCTGCAGGAGCGGGCCCAGGCCTGGGGCGAGCGGCTGCGCGCGCGGATGGAGGAGATGGGCAGCCGGACCCGCGACCGCCTGGACGAGGTGAAGGAGCAGGTGGCGGAGGTGCGCGCCAAGCTGGAGGAGCAGGCCCAGCAGATACGCCTGCAGGCCGAGGCCTTCCAGGCCCGCCTCAAGAGCTGGTTCGAGCCCCTGGTGGAAGACATGCAGCGCCAGTGGGCCGGGCTGGTGGAGAAGGTGCAGGCTGCCATGGGCACCAGCGCCGCCCCTGTGCCCAGCGACAATCACTGA
- the APOC1 gene encoding apolipoprotein C-I, translating to MRLFLSLPVLVVVLSIVLEGPAPAQGTPDVSSALDKLKEFGNTLEDKARELISRIKQSELSAKMRDWFSETFQKVKEKLKIDS from the exons ATGAGGCTCTTCCTGTCGCTCCCGGTCCTGGTGGTGGTTCTGTCGATCGTCTTGGAAG gcccagccccagcccaggggaCCCCAGACGTCTCCAGTGCCTTGGATAAGCTgaaggagtttggaaacacactggaGGACAAGGCTCGGGAACTCATCAGCCGCATCAAACAGAGTGAACTTTCTGCCAAGATGCG GGACTGGTTTTCAGAGACATTtcagaaagtgaaggagaaactcAAGATTGACTCATGA
- the LOC109024151 gene encoding apolipoprotein C-I, acidic form: protein MRLFLSLPVLVVVLSIVLEGPAPAQGAPEVSNPFDGLEELGKTLEDNTQELINRITQSELPAKMWDWFSETFRKVKEKLKIDS, encoded by the exons ATGAGGCTCTTCCTGTCGCTCCCGGTCCTGGTGGTGGTTCTGTCGATCGTCTTGGAAG gcccagccccagcccaggggGCTCCAGAAGTCTCCAACCCCTTTGATGGCCTGGAGGAGTTAGGAAAGACCCTGGAGGACAACACTCAGGAACTCATCAACCGCATCACACAGAGTGAACTTCCTGCCAAGATGTG GGATTGGTTTTCAGAGACATTTcggaaagtgaaggagaaactcAAGATTGACTCATGA
- the APOC4 gene encoding apolipoprotein C-IV codes for MSLLRNRLQALPALCLCVLVLACIGACQPEGQEGTPSPPPKLKMSRWRLVRGRMKELLDTVVNRTRDGWQWFWSPSTFRGFMQTYYDDHLRDLGPRTKAWLLESKDSLLKKTHSLCPRLVCGDKDQG; via the exons ATGTCCCTCCTCAGAAACAGGCTCCAGGCCCTGCCTGCCCTGTGCCTCTGCGTGCTGGTCCTGGCCTGCATTGGGG CATGCCAGCCAGAGGGCCAGGAAGGAACCCCGAGCCCCCCGCCAAAGCTAAAGATGAGTCGCTGGAGACTGGTGAGGGGCAGGATGAAGGAGCTGCTGGACACAGTGGTGAACAGGACCAGAGATGGGTGGCAATGGTTCTG GAGCCCGAGCACCTTCCGGGGCTTCATGCAGACCTACTATGACGACCACCTGAGGGACCTGGGTCCGCGCACCAAGGCCTGGCTCCTCGAATCCAAAGACAGCCTCTTGAAGAAGACCCACAGCCTGTGCCCCAGGCTTGTCTGTGGGGACAAGGACCAGggttaa
- the APOC2 gene encoding apolipoprotein C-II produces MGTRLLPALFLVLLVLGFEVQGTQQPQQDETPSLTFLTQVKESLSSYWESAKTAAQNLYEKTYLPAVDEKLRDLYSKSTAAMSTYTGIFTDQVLSVLKGEE; encoded by the exons ATGGGCACACGACTCCTCCCAGCTCTGTTTCTTGTCCTCCTGGTATTGGGATTTG AGGTCCAGGGGACCCAACAGCCCCAGCAAGATGAGACGCCTAGCCTGACCTtcctcacccaggtgaaggaATCTCTCTCCAGTTACTGGGAGTCAGCAAAGACAGCTGCCCAGAACCTGTACGAGAAGACATACCTGCCCGCTGTAGATGAGAAACTCAG GGACTTGTACAGCAAAAGCACAGCAGCCATGAGCACTTACACAGGCATTTTTACTGACCAAGTTCTTTCTGTGCTGAAGGGAGAGGAGTAA